A genome region from Petrotoga sibirica DSM 13575 includes the following:
- a CDS encoding carbohydrate ABC transporter permease produces MKKISLSDSIIRLVLIIFLIYTLFPLYIAISASLKTGFELFSDPLGLPNPPAFKNYSRSFVETGLGRAYLNSAILSLGTDLGILLTAIPISYALAKMNFQGKNFLIGYFFFCTTIPPQLFIVPLYFMFSRLGLVNSLFGLIIIYIAMWTPFSTLLMRSYFVKVPNELLEAALIDGASKWKAFWKVVFPVARPGITTTLLIVTMWSWNNLLLPLTFINDEKLKPVTVAVAMLEGKWSSSWEIIMAASILASLPIIILFIFSHRNFVEGLAGTGLKG; encoded by the coding sequence ATGAAAAAAATTTCCTTAAGTGATTCCATAATTCGTTTGGTATTAATTATTTTCTTAATTTATACACTATTTCCGTTATATATTGCTATAAGTGCATCTTTAAAAACTGGGTTTGAACTGTTTTCCGATCCTCTAGGTTTGCCTAATCCCCCTGCTTTTAAAAATTACTCTCGTTCTTTCGTTGAAACTGGATTAGGTAGAGCCTATTTAAACAGCGCTATCTTATCTTTAGGAACAGATCTAGGAATTTTATTGACAGCCATACCAATTTCATATGCTCTAGCAAAGATGAATTTCCAAGGAAAAAACTTTTTAATTGGTTATTTTTTCTTTTGTACTACTATTCCTCCTCAGTTATTTATTGTGCCACTATATTTTATGTTTAGCAGATTAGGTCTTGTTAATTCTCTTTTTGGATTAATAATTATATATATTGCAATGTGGACCCCTTTTTCTACGTTATTAATGAGATCATATTTTGTTAAAGTACCTAACGAACTACTTGAGGCGGCATTAATAGACGGGGCATCAAAATGGAAAGCTTTCTGGAAAGTTGTTTTTCCAGTGGCAAGACCAGGAATAACTACCACACTTTTAATTGTAACGATGTGGAGTTGGAACAACTTATTATTACCCTTAACTTTTATTAACGATGAAAAATTAAAACCCGTAACAGTGGCTGTTGCAATGTTAGAAGGAAAATGGAGCAGTTCATGGGAGATTATAATGGCCGCTTCAATATTAGCATCTTTGCCTATAATAATACTTTTTATATTCTCTCATAGAAATTTTGTAGAAGGCTTAGCAGGAACTGGCCTTAAAGGTTAA
- a CDS encoding ADP-ribosylglycohydrolase family protein gives MIFEDPKLLIEDELKQLEEEGYIISDVADSYKWYLLNRPTLNWKDTLHFYNFYLNNLEKDPNFKYNEPSEIDEIKSNSKFKSYNNQNFSEEAIYEKIYGALLGRAAGCMLGKPVEGWKREEILEYLSKVGESSLTYYFPFVEGYENKIRTEECFRNTLNKAVRDDDLDYPIIGLKILEEYGTEFSTKNVGKIWLENLPFGLVYTAERAAYRNLVNSLIPPETARFINPYREWIGAQIRGDIFGWISPSDPIKAAYLAYKDASLSHVKNGIYGEMYISALLSLAYIIDEPPELIQESLNFIPETSRFHEAISFVLELYERRIDFEAAWEEVNKNFGKYHFVHTINNACFVVLALLYGEKNFERTVCLAVECGCDTDCNGATAGSILGLLLGYKNLPERWVSPLNDTLESLVPGFQRVKISDLARRITNLIS, from the coding sequence ATGATATTTGAAGATCCAAAATTGTTAATAGAAGATGAATTAAAACAATTAGAAGAAGAAGGATATATAATATCAGATGTTGCAGATTCTTACAAGTGGTACCTTCTGAACAGACCTACCTTAAACTGGAAAGATACCCTACATTTTTATAATTTTTATCTTAATAATTTAGAAAAGGATCCAAATTTTAAATACAATGAACCATCTGAGATTGATGAAATAAAGTCAAACTCAAAATTTAAAAGTTACAATAATCAAAATTTTTCGGAAGAAGCAATATATGAAAAAATTTACGGGGCATTGTTGGGCAGGGCTGCAGGCTGTATGCTTGGGAAACCTGTTGAAGGCTGGAAAAGAGAGGAGATATTAGAGTATCTTTCCAAAGTAGGAGAAAGTAGTTTAACTTACTATTTCCCTTTTGTAGAAGGTTATGAAAATAAAATAAGGACAGAAGAATGCTTTAGAAACACCTTAAACAAAGCTGTCCGTGATGATGATTTAGATTATCCTATAATAGGATTAAAAATTTTAGAGGAATACGGAACAGAATTTTCTACAAAGAATGTGGGAAAGATTTGGTTAGAAAATTTGCCCTTTGGTTTGGTTTATACTGCAGAAAGAGCTGCATATAGAAACTTAGTCAATTCATTAATTCCTCCCGAAACTGCAAGATTTATAAATCCTTATAGAGAATGGATAGGAGCACAGATAAGAGGAGATATTTTTGGATGGATTTCTCCATCAGATCCAATTAAAGCTGCTTATTTAGCGTATAAAGATGCCTCACTTTCTCACGTAAAAAACGGTATATATGGAGAAATGTATATATCAGCTCTTTTATCCTTGGCGTATATAATTGACGAACCCCCAGAACTTATTCAGGAGAGTTTAAATTTTATTCCTGAAACTTCAAGGTTTCATGAAGCTATAAGTTTTGTTTTAGAACTATATGAAAGAAGGATAGATTTTGAGGCGGCTTGGGAAGAGGTAAACAAGAATTTTGGTAAATATCATTTTGTTCATACCATAAACAATGCTTGTTTTGTTGTACTTGCCTTATTATACGGAGAGAAAAATTTTGAGAGAACCGTTTGCTTAGCTGTGGAATGTGGCTGTGATACTGATTGTAATGGTGCCACAGCTGGATCAATACTCGGATTACTCTTAGGATATAAAAATCTCCCTGAAAGATGGGTATCTCCCTTAAACGACACTTTAGAATCTCTTGTTCCTGGATTTCAAAGGGTAAAAATTTCTGACTTAGCTCGTAGGATAACAAATTTGATTTCATAA
- the rbsK gene encoding ribokinase, producing MIAVIGSSNMDIVFNVEHFTLPGETQKALSLDFYFGGKGANQAVAAAKLSEKPVYFCSCVGDDEYGNQISQNFKKYKIEGHYVQKNEKTGRAYIEVDKSGENRIIIFSGANDNVDKNKIDKFFDEYGDEIDICLLQNEIPMQSVEYAISKLKEKGITIIYDPAPVGSTKIESLKDIDFLTPNNKEFIFLCEKEKIDFNENNLAKSLLEFKRISKVKNLIVKMGDKGVIYVDKNEKFGKIEPLKVNSVDSTGAGDIFNGAFAVAFSETKDLKKSLVFANTAAAISVERKGAQSSIPKREEVLKRFS from the coding sequence ATGATCGCTGTAATTGGTAGCAGTAACATGGATATAGTATTCAACGTTGAACATTTTACACTTCCAGGAGAAACCCAAAAAGCTCTTTCGCTAGACTTTTATTTTGGTGGCAAAGGGGCGAATCAAGCCGTTGCAGCCGCTAAGTTATCTGAAAAGCCTGTTTACTTTTGTAGCTGCGTAGGTGATGACGAGTATGGGAATCAAATTTCTCAAAACTTTAAAAAGTATAAAATCGAAGGTCATTATGTACAGAAGAATGAAAAAACAGGTAGGGCTTATATAGAGGTTGATAAAAGTGGTGAGAATAGGATAATCATTTTCTCAGGTGCTAACGATAATGTAGATAAGAATAAAATAGATAAGTTTTTTGATGAATATGGTGATGAAATAGATATTTGTTTATTGCAGAATGAAATTCCCATGCAAAGCGTTGAGTATGCTATTTCTAAGTTAAAAGAAAAAGGAATAACTATTATATACGATCCAGCCCCTGTTGGAAGTACAAAGATAGAAAGTTTGAAAGATATTGATTTCTTAACTCCCAACAATAAAGAGTTTATCTTCCTTTGTGAAAAAGAAAAAATAGATTTCAACGAAAACAACCTCGCTAAATCATTGCTTGAATTTAAAAGAATTAGTAAGGTAAAAAATTTGATTGTGAAGATGGGAGATAAAGGAGTTATATACGTTGACAAAAATGAAAAGTTTGGGAAAATTGAGCCTCTAAAAGTAAACTCGGTTGATAGTACCGGTGCAGGAGATATCTTCAATGGTGCCTTTGCCGTAGCTTTTTCAGAAACAAAGGACTTAAAGAAAAGCCTTGTTTTTGCCAATACCGCTGCTGCAATCTCTGTTGAAAGAAAAGGAGCCCAATCTTCAATCCCTAAAAGGGAAGAAGTATTAAAACGCTTTTCATGA
- a CDS encoding MFS transporter: MSKLTQKVINLLIFSSISSSFWAIYRVVFNLFLRDLGYTNQFIGQITSFEMLGAAILGILIGILGDRIGKKKMIIISSLSFGILLLIRSTFPYKNILLVFGFLNGGFMTSRRLLLDSYLMDVTDSSTRGAAFGYNFAIFMASGVLGNFIGGFMGEYLGLRLTLYITGICYAISPILLKNLPESIKDKRVTLQKVLDFSQYNKEEKYILKYYFLRTAAISFGAGLFVNFGNIIYKDLFNMSPSLIGISLSIAQFGAAAGSALSSVLAKRFGPFKYTFILNGIVIPLIISLGFIRNPFIFIGFYALRFTFMNMTNPVETSSVLSALPKNRVTSIYSLRNAANFLTRSLAAFIFGIVSVLPSGYTYLFLISSVFYTAALIFMYKLFVPLRKNGILHQLYDNNS, encoded by the coding sequence GTGAGTAAACTGACACAAAAGGTTATTAATTTGCTTATTTTTTCCTCCATAAGTAGCTCTTTTTGGGCAATTTATAGGGTTGTTTTTAATTTATTTTTAAGAGATTTGGGGTATACAAATCAGTTCATTGGTCAAATAACCTCTTTTGAAATGTTGGGTGCTGCTATCTTAGGGATTTTAATAGGAATTCTTGGGGATAGAATCGGAAAGAAAAAAATGATCATTATATCTTCTCTAAGTTTTGGCATTCTATTGTTGATAAGAAGTACTTTTCCTTATAAAAATATTTTATTAGTTTTTGGATTCTTGAACGGTGGATTTATGACTTCTAGAAGGTTACTCTTGGATTCTTATTTGATGGATGTTACAGATAGTTCAACCCGGGGGGCTGCTTTTGGATATAATTTTGCTATTTTTATGGCTAGTGGTGTTTTAGGGAACTTCATAGGTGGCTTTATGGGAGAATATCTAGGTTTAAGGTTAACTCTTTACATAACAGGGATTTGTTATGCCATATCACCCATATTATTAAAAAATCTACCCGAAAGCATTAAAGATAAAAGAGTTACTCTTCAAAAAGTTTTAGACTTTTCCCAATATAACAAAGAAGAAAAATACATTTTAAAATACTATTTTTTAAGAACAGCAGCGATATCTTTTGGAGCGGGATTGTTTGTTAATTTTGGGAACATTATATACAAAGACCTATTCAACATGTCTCCTTCCTTGATAGGTATATCGTTGTCAATTGCACAATTTGGGGCCGCCGCCGGCTCTGCTCTTTCATCAGTACTTGCTAAAAGATTCGGCCCTTTTAAATATACATTCATTTTAAATGGGATAGTTATTCCGTTGATTATAAGTTTAGGGTTTATTCGAAATCCTTTTATTTTCATTGGTTTTTACGCTTTGAGATTCACTTTTATGAATATGACTAATCCCGTGGAAACATCATCTGTTTTGAGTGCACTTCCAAAAAATAGAGTCACATCGATATATAGCCTTAGGAACGCTGCCAATTTTTTGACAAGGTCTTTGGCTGCTTTTATATTTGGAATCGTAAGTGTATTACCAAGCGGTTATACTTACTTGTTCTTAATTAGCTCAGTGTTTTATACTGCTGCGCTTATTTTCATGTATAAATTATTCGTTCCTTTGAGGAAAAACGGCATTTTGCATCAGTTGTACGATAATAATTCATGA